The Magnolia sinica isolate HGM2019 chromosome 9, MsV1, whole genome shotgun sequence genome contains a region encoding:
- the LOC131255173 gene encoding uncharacterized protein LOC131255173 translates to MGCYIISNQQVTRNQVHLNALALLYLLIQEKNLLPLPKLEGDERAEAHALATIYSHLVWMVRWWIKYLGVEEAMRLMIWNNSDPSFSLRANSVKGFTRADPVEWLTVLKVPHEPSLHMDDFVHIKTGMQTCIQAGLLKDGLCSVQDESAGHLVVSIVDSQPGETIVDCCAAPGGNTLFMASRLRGQGMVYAIDVNKGRLRILEETAKSHNVNDVITVVHADLHIFYEKISKKFDKFLLDAPCFGLGVLSKRADLRWSQRLEDLEQLTNLQDELLDAASLLVKPGGTLVYSTCSIDPEENEERVAAFLLKHPEFTIDLADRYVPPDFVTDKGFFFSNPVKHHLDGSFVARLVQSVDHKMNPG, encoded by the exons atggggtgctacatcatATCAAATCAACAGGTCACTAGAAACCAAGTTCATTTGAATGCCTTAGCCCTTTTGTATCTATTGATTCAGGAAAAAAACTTACTTCCACTGCCCAAACTGGAGGGTGATGAACGTGCAGAAGCACACGCTCTGGCAACTATTTATTCACATCTGGTG tggatggttagatggtggATAAAATATCTTGGGGTAGAGGAAGCCATGAGGCTTATGATTTGGAATAATAGTGATCCCAGTTTCAGCCTCAG GGCAAACAGTGTGAAAGGTTTTACAAGAGCTGACCCAGTTGAGTGGCTGACAGTACTGAAG GTTCCTCATGAACCATCCTTGCATATGGATGATTTTGTCCACATCAAAACCGGCATGCAG ACTTGCATACAAGCAGGATTATTGAAAGACGGTCTATGTTCAGTTCAGGATGAGAGTGCAGGTCA TTTGGTGGTGTCTATTGTGGATTCACAACCTGGAGAGACCATTGTTGACTGTTGTGCTGCGCCTGGAGGAAATACTCTATTCATGGCATCACGTTTGAGAGGCCAAG GTATGGTGTATGCAATTGACGTAAACAAGGGCCGTTTAAGAATTCTTGAAGAGACAGCCAAGTCACACAATGTCAATGATGTCATCACTGTTGTGCATGCTGACCTTCATATTTTTTAT GAAAAGATATCCAAGAAGTTTGATAAATTTTTGTTGGATGCTCCTTGTTTTGGATTGGGTGTCCTCTCCAAG AGAGCGGACTTACGTTGGAGCCAGAGATTAGAGGATTTGGAACAGTTGACAAATTTACAAGATGAGCTCCTTGATGCAGCTTCATT ATTAGTGAAGCCTGGAGGGACACTAGTGTACAGTACTTGTTCTATTGATCCTGAAGAGAATGAGGAGAGAGTGGCTGCCTTTCTCCTCAAGCATCCG GAGTTCACTATAGATCTTGCGGATAGGTACGTCCCACCTGATTTTGTTACGGACAAAGGATTCTTCTTTTCCAACCCAGTCAAACATCATCTTGATGGATCATTTGTGGCCCGCCTGGTCCAATCTGTAGACCACAAGATGAACCCTGGGTAA